The following coding sequences lie in one Anomalospiza imberbis isolate Cuckoo-Finch-1a 21T00152 chromosome 17, ASM3175350v1, whole genome shotgun sequence genomic window:
- the LOC137484382 gene encoding sacsin-like isoform X2 codes for MCVLLEALNTDLPGVLSPPYLGVLDPECQVLPGAGKRWDISEAQELPGLFEPFWAGLEAVGQHRASAQGTLFRFPLRRQPSEIAAGVSNAERICNLMQTFLTEAPLALLFLRHVRRMALHRVAPDGVQTLMGTLVACPQPLPVPVPSEDEGLSLAWCLVTLHRDGVGTGSEWLVATGRATEGPVVALGTRLGCCPELSLAHPLHGACQGRLCCFLPLPATDEMATGLPVHASAPFALSDDRRHLRWPQEGEEGEEDARWNTLLLLDLLPRVYSHLAAMAVALPSADAYSLWPDPERRPSSGRIHSLVSRVCQELAAAPVLLPAADGAAGRLRALEAVLLPEAAGDAATRQVIQALLVAAGEPVAEVPPHVWRALTLGVPKGLREATAGHVREVLQHHGAAELPAASRLCLLRYVAGDGCHAELRGLPLLPRADGTFVAFGTASAVVYVDTSDCPRELLPGLAGSFLPSDLEPGLDGLLRGIAKKGLFPNLLLLDPAVTVQTLRLALPPTWTSQSSTPVTWCPAQGPPQPPASWFPALWQFLAHHMDDLGPLEGLPLIALSSLDAPTVRLAPLIPESNLIFQAWEDQLLPPAVASVLEVLGCPVVPPSRWHRSLCRYALPPSPLNALRALGRQGAAALASRMALLPDADLLILRLYLSDIPSLTKQDMATLAALPLFLPLPCLATPQPTELVPAAASPVLEPELELPQDVVLPEAMLRCRDEADQRLLGRLQRPLISAACVMLKAIRAVAQGAYAGRAAETQALLLWVLQHGDTVFAQSPPLRQACSKLAFLETPDGPACPQDLYDPCDSTLQALLGPERFPPAAFHNPSVLRALRAVGLRHGEGCLLPSDILAAAAKVSQGGTAALDRAEALITVCNHPKALDSFSAAELRQLQVLPWVPHSKCTGEPGQPFLPPKELRCMQYQSLVGLAMPLTDAFVPEAEKKLGLSQTPPPERVWEQLRKLVGRRDMEEVGPALQPIYWHMQENLKAFGTAPDGAVVWTESGLVLPRDAVLGYPEKLELGLLVPRVPPDFLPYSCLFRAWGVADGVSEERAVSALRSLGQDIDRRSSRAGTATELQVVVAVLEWLKRRGHQGKGTVPVPVRIPQGSGFALRPAASAVYLDMELEEEEDVQEVVHEAVPSGTATFLGTERLSTRVLGPEPFPACGPSEPITLRLRNILQEYGEEGDLFTEMVQNAEDASATVCRFLLDLRCRRKATSGLLDPGMAACHGPALWAYNNALFTEDDLQNITRIGAATKEGQAGRIGRFGLGFSSVYRVTDVPAVLSGETLLIFDPNGTHLGKHIPRAGSPGIRLDFSSRPRILRVFAEQFQPYHGIFGCCLPEPGPFPGSLFRLPFRTEEEAVTSQICSEAFGTERIQSLGTAFLGSNRLLLLFLKNVRELSLEMLPDTATSAEDTMPLATLQQKEIRDLGAPGDPPSWAAIEQLSACQEESRTVWHYLVLVCQGDGELLELFHQNTQAGLHPPLPMAGVALPLAPTKDGKWVPCLDAEKGQVFCHLPMPVISGLPIHLHGAFSILSNRKGLWDTAERGKWNRVLLHNAVPMAWLRALDHLRAMHEAGELKNYEYHLFWPDISTARYPFTEAVTGFYQAVAARSGPRLFSDGHSWCSLQDARFLHQTVERHPKLGTVAQRVFAITVPRPLLAVALPGKVQEGLGKALDAGTYDWNRFLCELVLPNLENLPDVDRNLLLLHALDMSHEDVDKVLQTVPCIPVSPHGHLQFINHLVHPRGRAAPLYSPEDGRFPIGNAFLSLERLSQLERLGMVKNTTALPELLERAKTVQLVWTKNRAQGCQRAACILELLQDAVKKRTNDTLQATFQTVPFLPAVLRNGEPVLLPAAQLYHHLHEPLVGLIQPILAPKMLGKNFCLSEEVASFLGLDRQIPSAQVLEQLRALRHFSDTLPLETLQYSTNCCYKHLNMLLREHYSSQDEVASAVDPGEPFILMGSRFVPVTAVAETLSFEAAPYLHQLQEQYKPYRELWQCLGLRHTFTWDDYARVLCTLAKTHAGKPLPAAELDLALRLVSCGLMEDGTQPDACQTQQLFLPDEEGILHPWDKLYFNDAPWMPLERDVLLCHKQLSRDAALRCGVATTRHRALERSELITDHLSLWAQPFGAHEDLPTRLKNILKEYSESAPDMVKEVLQNADDAGAGLVHFVWDRRQHPAKATFSEKWDILQGPALCIYNDRPFQEQDIEGIQRLGVGGKQDRQDVTGKYGLGFNTVYHFTDCPAFLTGDSTLCVSDPHLYYMPTATTAKPGSMFAVDTDFKKNFPDIYDTFLPSFFNLKQGVLFRLPLRTAAEAAKSRVSDMVVRDQDLKNMEETLAEEGEHLVLFLRHVHTIIFSEIPPDGKELMEKLRVTTELTEDDAKLRQAFQARLSKAMDGNSPTPLSYTMKVKNSRAKTTSLWRVISQIGVQGGAEESPVPKWLPYGAVAARLEPLNRVTGRAFCTLPLPLITGLPVHINANFSVDVARCSLRWDKGGTGATWNDFLLRRLVVPLYCYFLTGQWKALEPEKLQYGSLKLCQQHLDSHFLQFFPVMKRVLPVFQDMVREVYKHISHARLPLVPVYHRKSSDTVTITWASPGGGDMLTEPYFLKEKPQPEVQEVLQQLNMKLVPAFTHLQQIREQFIEAQVNAVVLGPASLRHFLKALALPVPCKLAETPLRTPKSCLYLLQYLIGWNRHSQGTHKDGAKADLEGLPLLATEDGLLNAFSIHHPVFKNSFAHLFPKHSHRFAQECIPEWIPPCFVKELDLPEATPLIQEVLGQLEWTTEGERWLEGLWTFFDRMVPSRTSDVDMKSFMNHLQNTAVLPIQGSKTDSKHLLPLSSLSKVLFECHSKVEKVLHKLGIPVLQQSLLPWSFAYCCLKPRALQVTDARAVVAHLADTRADLCWGDLGEQDVSALLRFVQEGKLDSRALEQLRYLPLFQKFGGGFVAVAPYRKVLLLRRQFLQVPSSAQTLYDLDKDVLLLTPSQDHEWLAKRLKWEFTDDQELFMTVVLPRLSQLTQQGLMEAVRLFFVLRPICSTQSVDAIVAAFRKAAFIPDAHRTLRLASYFYHDMPSFHTLRLQHRFVPKSFFQKLSSNCTVIVDFFLKAGVRTSLSVEDFVALAEEIEREATQATCHAAELLERQQEMLKQLAILLENPEENFLRKIASIQFLPPLDIPPNLMNLHPPFADCTKAVALKGSVSYCKNVAELLWTSATILPESLELEERSLEAMEVFAEIPTALVVANLEHVCRAACSTELQVSTRARVLHSMYSFLQTRLKEVDAEHLSELPVVLAKSWDMARPRQVVTSLPDEADFYPYLLTPHPHVAAFGDLLQHLGVVLVPTLTHYSRVLAQIYQESHGSGTLSSSQKKTVLLATRHFFQLLREEPEPPDCSAVAELYLLSTADCLEPSHRLCFNDCVPSETARALEKTFVLMAALPVSGCNVRWLLQRLPPHLRPRALSEVTEKQLEEGGPQPCHYGSQCAAQRRLQTLLVSPWFRLGLESLLQWQTPKATMGMEGDGGFAVEQVKVQCCKDICTVLVHSGAKVEGSSQSQVIYVCPSGGAQRLLYIRHAEMVLNWQQLRVVETLAQEINNILGGQLEAQALSVLREMLVCQEPQDVALVLEANNVDLVGAAPEPEKRLQEEAEADPWKAPSLPALRPLHGVRGPKVWVQYKPVSAAQHHRQGGCGSWLSSEELMALTPSVPEALRWLCQATSDLQAARNDIRHCCPNWVLFKVHQALEKALVAAVLCRGEAFAGHRGLMGMAQRLEVEEPELRGLVLDVQWLCDRGTDGKATQYPSYHPFPMTPSEAFPSVDEEEVLKRAQKVLVTLKDHVGRK; via the exons ATGTGCGTTTTACTGGAGGCACTGAATACAG ACCTACCAGGTGTGCTGAGCCCCCCATACTTGGGGGTGCTGGACCCCGAATGCCAGGTGCTGCCTGGTGCTGGCAAGCGCTGGGACATCTCTGAAGCCCAGGAGCTTCCTGGCCTTTTTGAGCCcttctgggctgggctggaagctGTGGGACAGCACCGTGCCTCAGCCCAGGGCACCCTCTTCCGCTTCCCCCTTCGCCGGCAACCCTCAGAAATCGCTGCAGGGGTCTCCAATGCTGAGCGCATCTGCAACCTCATGCAGACTTTCCTCACAGAGGCCCCTCttgccctcctcttcctccgCCATGTCCGCCGTATGGCCCTGCACCGTGTGGCCCCTGACGGGGTTCAGACACTCATGGGAACACTTGTGGCATGCCCTCAGCCTCTCCCTGTCCCGGTGCCATCAGAGGATGAGGGACTGAGTCTGGCGTGGTGCCTGGTGACcctgcacagggatggggtgggTACTGGCAGCGAGTGGCTGGTGGCCACGGGCAGGGCCACTGAGGGGCCAGTCGTGGCTCTGGGCACACGGCTGGGGTGCTGCCCTGAGCTGAGCCTGGCACACCCCCTACACGGGGCCTGCCAAGGGCGgctctgctgcttcctgccACTGCCAGCCACTGATGAGATGGCCACAGGGCTGCCTGTCCATGCCAGCGCTCCCTTTGCCCTCTCCGATGATCGCCGCCACCTCCGCTGGCCCCAGGAGGGTGAGGAGGGTGAGGAAGATGCCCGCTGGAACACTCTTCTGCTGCTCGACCTCCTGCCCCGGGTCTACAGCCACTTGGCCGCCATGGCCGTGGCTCTGCCCAGTGCAGATGCCTACAGCCTGTGGCCAGACCCCGAGCGCAGGCCGAGCTCCGGCCGGATCCACAGCCTGGTGAGCCGTGTGTGCCAGGAGCTGGCGGCCGCCCCCGTCCTGCTGCCGGCCGCAGatggggcggcggggcggctgcgggcccttgaggctgtgctgctgccagaggctgCAGGCGATGCGGCCACACGGCAGGTGATCCAGGCCTTGCTGGTGGCAGCTGGGGAGCCGGTGGCCGAGGTCCCACCCCACGTGTGGAGGGCGCTGACTTTGGGGGTGCCGAAGGGTCTGCGGGAGGCCACAGCGGGACACGTGCGGGAGGTGCTGCAGCACcacggggctgcagagctcccagctgccagccGCCTCTGCCTGCTGCGCTACGTGGCCGGGGATGGCTGCCATGCAGAGCTCCGGGGCCTCCCCCTCCTGCCTCGCGCTGACGGAACCTTCGTGGCCTTTGGAACTGCATCAGCCGTTGTCTACGTGGACACATCCGACTGCCCCAG GGAGCTCCTACCTGGCTTGGCCGGGTCTTTCCTGCCCTCAGACCTGGAGCCAGGCTTGGATGGCCTCCTGCGAGGCATTGCCAAGAAGG GTCTCTTCCCCAACCTGCTTCTGCTGGATCCAGCCGTGACTGTACAGACCCTGCGCTTGGCTCTGCCCCCCACCTGGACATCCCAGTCTTCAACTCCAGTGACCTGGTGCCCAGCCCAAgggcccccccagcccccagcctccTGGTTCCCAGCCCTGTGGCAATTTCTGGCCCACCACATGGATGACTTGGGCCCTCTGGAGGGGCTCCCTCTCATAGCCCTGTCCTCACTGGATGCCCCCACTGTCCGTCTGGCTCCACTGATACCTGAATCCAATCTTATCTTCCAGGCGTGGGAGGACCAGCTCCTGCCACCTGCTGTGGCCTCTGTGCTGGAGGTCCTGGGTTGCCCTGTGGTGCCACCAAGCAGGTGGCACCGCTCCCTGTGCCGCTATGccctgcctccatcccccctCAATGCCCTGCgggccctgggcaggcagggggcTGCAGCACTGGCCTCCCGCATGGCCTTGCTTCCTGATGCAGATTTGCTCATCCTCCGGCTCTACCTGTCAGACATCCCATCCCTGACAAAGCAGGACATGGCCACTCTGGCTGCTCTGCCTCTCTTTCTGCCACTGCCCTGCTTGGCCACCCCACAGCCCACAGAGCTGGTGCCAGCCGCTGCCAGCCCGGTGCTggagccagagctggagctgccccaaGACGTGGTGCTGCCGGAGGCCATGTTGCGGTGCCGGGATGAAGCTGACCAGCGGCTACTCGGGAGGCTCCAGAGGCCCCTCATCAGTGCAGCCTGTGTGATGCTGAAGGCCATCAGAGCTGTGGCCCAAGGCGCCTATGCGGGGCGAGCGGCTGAGACACAGGCTTtgctgctctgggtgctgcAGCACGGAGACACTGTCTTTGCACAGAGCCCCCCGCTCCGGCAGGCCTGCAGCAAGCTGGCCTTCCTGGAGACCCCTGATGGCCCCGCATGCCCGCAAGACCTCTACGACCCCTGCGACAGCACCTTGCAGGCCCTGCTGGGGCCCGAGcgctttcctcctgctgccttccACAATCCGTCTGTCCTCCGTGCCTTGAGGGCCGTGGGCTTGCGGCACGGTGAGGGGTGTCTGCTGCCCTCAGAcatcctggcagctgcagcaaaaGTCAGTCAGGGCGGCACAGCAGCTTTGGACAGGGCTGAGGCACTGATCACAGTCTGCAACCACCCCAAGGCACTGGACAGCTTCAGCgctgcagagctcaggcagctccaggtcctgccTTGGGTACCTCACTCCAAGTGCACAGGagagcctgggcagcccttccTGCCCCCCAAGGAGCTGCGATGCATGCAGTACCAATCCCTGGTGGGGCTTGCCATGCCCCTGACTGACGCCTTTGTGCCAGAGGCAGAGAagaagctggggctgagccagaCTCCACCGCCAGAGAGAGTGTGGGAGCAGCTGAGAAAGCTGGTGGGGCGCAGGGACATGGAAGAGGTGGGTCCCGCTCTCCAGCCCATCTACTGGCACATGCAGGAAAACCTGAAGGCCTTTGGGACTGCCCCAGATGGTGCTGTTGTGTGGACTGAGTCTGGGCTTGTCCTGCCACGTGATGCTGTACTGGGCTATCCTGagaagctggagctggggctgctggtgcccCGGGTGCCCCCTGACTTCCTGCCCTACAGCTGCCTCTTCAGGGCTTGGGGGGTGGCAGATGGGGTGAGTGAGGAGAGGGCAGTGTCAGCCCTGCGCTCCCTGGGGCAGGACATAGACAGGCGCAGCTCCAGAGCGGGCActgccacagagctgcaggtggTTGTAGCTGTCCTGGAGTGGCTGAAGAGACGGGGCCACCAGGGCAAGGGCACTGTGCCAGTTCCTGTGAGGATCCCGCAGGGCTCAGGCTTTGCCCTCCGTCCAGCTGCCTCTGCCGTGTACCTGGACATGGagctggaggaagaggaggatgttCAAGAGGTGGTGCACGAGGCAGTGCCTTCCGGCACAGCCACGTTCCTGGGCACAGAGCGTCTCAGTACGCGGGTGCTGGGCCCGGAGCCATTCCCAGCCTGTGGCCCCTCGGAGCCCATCACCCTACGCCTCCGCAACATCCTCCAGGAGTACGGCGAGGAGGGCGACCTCTTCACAGAGATGGTGCAGAACGCAGAGGATGCCAGCGCTACCGTGTGCCGCTTCCTCCTGGACCTGCGGTGCCGCAGAAAGGCCACCTCTGGGCTGCTAGACCCAGGCATGGCTGCCTGCCATGGCCCAGCCCTCTGGGCCTACAACAATGCCCTGTTCACAGAGGATGACCTCCAGAACATCACCCGGATTGGGGCTGCCACAAAGGAGGGCCAGGCAGGCCGGATTGGGCGCTTTGGTCTGGGCTTCAGCTCTGTCTACCGTGTCACAGatgtgccagcagtgctgagtgGGGAGACACTGCTCATCTTTGATCCCAATGGCACCCATCTGGGCAAACACATCCCCAGGGCCGGCTCCCCTGGCATCCGCCTGGACTTCTCCAGCCGGCCACGCATCCTCCGTGTCTTTGCTGAGCAGTTCCAGCCCTACCACGGTATctttggctgctgcctgcctgagCCAGGACCCTTTCCAGGGAGCCTTTTCCGCTTGCCTTTTCGCACTGAAGAGGAAGCTGTGACATCGCAGATTTGCTCTGAGGCCTTTGGTACAGAGCGCATCCAGTCCCTTGGGACTGCTTTCCTTGGCTCTAacaggctcctgctgctcttcctgAAGAACGTGAGGGAGCTGTCCCTGGAGATGCTGCCAGACACGGCCACTTCTGCAGAGGATACCATGCCTCTGGCCACGCTGCAGCAAAAGGAGATCCGAGACTTGGGGGCCCCTGGGGATCCCCCAAGTTGGGCAGCCATTGAGCAACTCTCAGCCTGTCAGGAGGAATCCAGGACAGTGTGGCACTACCTGGTTTTGGTGTGTCAGGGTGATGGGGAGTTGCTGGAACTGTTTCACCAGAACACACAGGCAGGACTCCATCCTCCACTTCCCATGGCTGGTGTGGCCCTTCCTCTTGCCCCTACCAAAGATGGCAAGTGGGTGCCATGTCTGGATGCTGAGAAGGGCCAAGTTTTCTGCCACCTTCCCATGCCGGTCATCTCAGGGCTGCCAATCCACCTGCATGGGGCCTTCAGCATCCTCTCAAATCgaaaggggctgtgggacacgGCGGAGCGGGGTAAGTGGAACCGGGTGCTGCTCCACAATGCCGTGCCGATGGCCTGGCTCCGGGCACTGGACCATCTCCGTGCCATGCATGAGGCAGGCGAGTTGAAGAACTATGAGTATCATCTCTTCTGGCCAGATATTAGCACTGCCCGTTACCCCTTTACAGAGGCCGTGACTGGTTTCTACCAGGCTGTGGCAGCCAGGAGTGGCCCAAGGCTCTTTTCCGATGGCCACTCCTGGTGCTCACTGCAGGATGCCCGCTTCCTGCACCAGACTGTGGAGAGACACCCTAAGCTGGGTACTGTGGCGCAGCGAGTCTTTGCCATCACCGTGCCCCGTCCCCTGTTGGCTGTGGCTTTGCCTGGGAAGGTGCAGGAGGGCCTTGGGAAGGCGCTGGATGCTGGAACCTATGACTGGAACCGCTTTCTCTGTGAGCTTGTGCTTCCCAACTTGGAAAATCTCCCTGATGTTGACCGgaacctgctgctgctccatgcGCTGGATATGTCTCATGAGGATGTGGACAAAGTGCTGCAGACAGTGCCCTGCATCCCTGTCAGCCCTCATGGCCACCTGCAGTTCATCAATCACCTGGTGCATCCCAGAGGTCGCGCTGCCCCTTTATACAGCCCTGAGGATGGGCGCTTCCCCATTGGGAATGCCTTCCTTTCCCTGGAGAGACTAAGCCAACTGGAGAGGCTGGGCATGGTGAAAAACACCACAGCCttgccagagctgctggagagggcaAAGACCGTGCAGCTTGTCTGGACCAAGAATcgtgcccagggctgccagaggGCTGCCTGCATCCTGGAGTTACTTCAGGATGCAGTGAAGAAGAGAACAAATGACACCCTGCAGGCCACTTTCCAGACTGTGCCCTTCCTCCCTGCTGTACTACGCAATGgtgagcctgtgctgctgccagctgcccaGCTCTACCATCACCTCCATGAGCCACTAGTGGGACTCATCCAGCCTATCTTGGCTCCTAAAATGCTGGGGAAAAACTTCTGCCTCTCCGAGGAGGTAGCATCCTTCTTGGGGCTGGACCGGCAGATACCATCAGCTCAGGTCCTTGAGCAGCTGCGGGCACTCAGACATTTCTCCGACACTCTCCCTTTGGAGACCCTGCAGTACAGCACCAACTGCTGCTACAAGCACCTGAACATGCTGCTCCGGGAACATTACTCCAGCCAGGATGAGGTGGCTTCTGCAGTGGACCCCGGGGAGCCCTTCATCTTGATGGGCTCCCGTTTTGTGCCAGTCACAGCTGTGGCCGAGACACTGTCATTTGAGGCTGCCCCATACCTTCATCAGCTCCAAGAGCAGTACAAGCCCTACAGAGAGCTCTGGCAGTGTTTGGGGCTGCGCCACACGTTCACCTGGGATGATTATGCCCGAGTGCTCTGCACCCTGGCAAAGACACATGCTGGAAAGCCACTGCCTGCTGCGGAGCTGGATCTGGCCCTGCGGCTGGTGTCCTGTGGCTTGATGGAAGATGGCACCCAGCCAGATGCCTGCCAGACCCAGCAACTCTTTCTGCCTGATGAGGAGGGCATTTTGCACCCATGGGACAAGCTCTACTTCAATGATGCACCATGGATGCCGTTGGAGAGAGATGTCCTGCTGTGCCATAAACAGCTGTCCCGAGATGCAGCCCTGCGCTGTGGGGTGGCCACCACACGCCACCGAGCACTGGAGAGGAGTGAACTCATCACTGATCACCTGAGCCTCTGGGCACAGCCATTTGGTGCCCATGAAGATTTACCAACACGACTGAAGAACATCTTGAAGGAGTACTCTGAGTCCGCTCCTGATATGGTGAAGGAGGTGCTCCAGAATGCGGATGATGCTGGTGCGGGGCTCGTGCACTTTGTGTGGGACCGCCGGCAGCACCCAGCAAAGGCCACTTTTAGTGAGAAATGGGACATCCTGCAGGGCCCTGCCCTCTGCATCTACAACGACCGCCCCTTCCAGGAGCAGGACATTGAAGGCATTCAGCGTCTGGGGGTGGGTGGCAAGCAAGACCGGCAGGATGTCACAGGCAAGTATGGCCTTGGCTTCAACACCGTCTACCACTTTACTGACTGCCCAGCCTTCCTGACTGGAGACAGTACCCTGTGTGTCTCTGATCCCCATCTCTACTACATGCCCACAGCCACAACTGCGAAGCCTGGTAGCATGTTTGCTGTTGACACTGACTTCAAGAAGAATTTTCCAGACATTTATGACACCTTCCTACCATCCTTCTTCAACCTGAAACAGGGCGTCCTTTTCCGGCTGCCGCTCCGCACTGCAGCTGAGGCTGCCAAGTCCAGGGTGTCTGACATGGTGGTGCGAGACCAAGACCTCAAGAACATGGAAGAAACACTGGCTGAGGAAGGCGAGCACTTGGTGCTCTTCCTCCGGCATGTCCACACCATCATCTTCTCTGAGATCCCCCCAGATGGGAAAGAGTTGATGGAGAAGCTGCGGGTGACCACGGAGCTCACGGAGGATGATGCAAAGTTGAGACAGGCGTTTCAAGCAAGATTAAGCAAAGCCATGGATGGGAACAGCCCCACCCCTCTCTCCTATACCATGAAAGTCAAAAATAGCAGGGCCAAGACCACAAGTTTGTGGAGGGTGATCTCCCAAATTGGGgtgcagggtggggctgaggagTCTCCGGTGCCTAAATGGCTGCCCTatggggctgtggctgcccgCCTGGAGCCTCTGAACCGAGTCACGGGCAGAGCCTTCTGCACCCTCCCACTGCCCTTGATCACTGGGCTGCCTGTGCACATCAATGCTAACTTCTCTGTGGATGTGGCCCGGTGCAGTCTCCGCTGGGACAAAGGCGGCACAGGGGCAACCTGGAATGACTTCTTGCTCCGACGCTTGGTGGTTCCACTCTACTGTTACTTTCTCACCGGGCAGTGGAAAGCTCTGGAGCCAGAAAAGCTCCAGTATGGGTCCCTGAaactctgccagcagcacctggacTCCCACTTCCTCCAGTTTTTCCCTGTTATGAAAAGGGTCTTACCTGTCTTCCAGGACATGGTGAGAGAGGTCTACAAGCACATCAGTCATGCACGCCTGCCCCTGGTGCCTGTGTACCACAGGAAGTCATCTGACACGGTGACAATAACCTGGGCATCTCCAGGTGGAGGGGACATGCTGACAGAGCCATACTTCCTCAAGGAGAAGCCTCAGCCAGAAGTCCAGGAAGTGCTGCAGCAACTGAACATGAAATTGGTTCCAGCATTCACCCACCTGCAGCAGATCCGTGAGCAGTTCATTGAAGCCCAGGTGAACGCTGTGGTCTTAGGGCCAGCCTCTCTCCGGCACTTCCTCAAGGCcctggctctgcctgtgccCTGCAAGCTGGCTGAGACACCCCTGAGGACCCCAAAGAGCTGCCTCTACCTGCTGCAATACTTAATAGGATGGAACAGGCACTCCCAAGGTACTCACAAGGATGGGGCCAAGGCAGACCTGGAAGGTCTGCCCTTGCTGGCCACAGAAGATGGTCTTCTGAATGCTTTCAGCATCCACCACCCTGTCTTCAAGAACTCCTTTGCCCACCTGTTCCCCAAGCACAGCCACCGTTTTGCCCAAGAGTGTATTCCTGAATGGATCCCACCTTGCTTTGTGAAGGAGCTTGACCTCCCAGAGGCCACACCACTCATCCAGGAGGTATTGGGTCAGCTGGAGTGGACCACAGAGGGAGAAAGGTGGCTCGAGGGGCTGTGGACCTTCTTTGACAGGATGGTCCCCTCCAGGACTTCAGATGTGGACATGAAGTCGTTCATGAATCATCTCCAGAATACGGCAGTGCTGCCTATTCAGGGGAGTAAGACAGACTCAAAGCACCTACTGCCACTATCCTCCCTCTCCAAGGTTCTTTTTGAGTGTCACTCTAAAGTAGAAAAGGTGCTGCACAAACTGGgcatccctgtgctccagcagtccctgctgccctggagtTTTGCCTACTGTTGCCTGAAGCCAAGGGCACTGCAGGTCACAGATGCCAGGGCTGTAGTGGCCCATCTGGCAGACACAAGAGCTGATCTCTgctggggggatttaggggagcAGGACGTGTCAGCCCTGCTAAGGTTTGTCCAGGAGGGAAAGCTGGATTCACGtgcactggagcagctccgGTATCTGCCTCTCTTCCAGAAGTTTGGGGGAGGCTTTGTAGCTGTGGCTCCCTACCGTAAGGTGCTGTTACTCCGCAGACAGTTCCTGCAAGTGCCCTCGAGTGCCCAAACCCTGTATGACTTGGACAAAGACGTGCTGCTTCTCACACCAAGCCAGGACCACGAATGGCTGGCCAAGCGTTTGAAGTGGGAGTTCACCGATGACCAAGAGCTCTTCATGACTGTGGTACttccccggctgtcccagctcacacagcaaggcctcatggaagctGTACGCTTGTTCTTTGTCCTGCGACCCATCTGTTCCACTCAGAGCGTGGACGCCATTGTGGCAGCATTTCGGAAGGCGGCCTTTATACCAGATGCCCACAGAACACTGCGCCTGGCCTCCTACTTCTACCATGACATGCCCTCCTTCCACACCCTGCGGCTGCAACACCGCTTTGTGCCTAAATCTTTCTTTCAGAAGCTATCTTCGAACTGCACAGTAATTGTGGATTTCTTCCTTAAGGCAGGTGTCCGCACCAGCCTCTCTGTAGAGGACTTTGTGGCGCTGGCTGAGGAGATAGAGCGTGAAGCCACTCAGGCTACATGCCATGCTGCAGAACTGCTGGAGCGACAGCAGGAGATGCTCAAGCAACTTGCAATCCTGTTGGAAAATCCTGAGGAAAATTTCCTGAGGAAAATTGCCTCAATCCAATTCCTGCCTCCACTGGATATCCCCCCAAACTTGATGAACCTCCACCCTCCTTTTGCAGACTGCACTAAGGCCGTGGCTCTGAAAGGCAGCGTTTCCTACTGCAAAAATGTGGCTGAGCTCCTGTGGACATCAGCCACCATCCTGCCAGAATCCCTTGAACTTGAGGAGCGGTCCCTGGAGGCCATGGAAGTCTTTGCAGAGATACCCACTGCCCTGGTGGTGGCCAACCTGGAGCATGTGTGCAGGGCAGCCTGCTCGACAGAACTGCAGGTAAGCACACGGGCCAGGGTGCTCCATAGCATGTACAGCTTCCTGCAGACCCGTCTGAAGGAGGTGGACGCAGAGCACCTCTCTGAGCTGCCCGTGGTGCTGGCCAAGTCATGGGACATGGCCAGGCCACGGCAGGTGGTGACATCACTCCCGGACGAGGCTGACTTTTACCCCTACCTCCTCACGCCTCACCCCCACGTGGCTGCCTTTGGAGATCTCCTGCAACACCTTGGTGTCGTCCTGGTCCCCACACTGACTCACTACAGCCGTGTCCTGGCCCAAATCTACCAGGAGAGCCATGGCAGTGGAACCCTTTCCAGTAGCCAGAAGAAGacagtcctgctggccacacggcatttcttccagctgctgcggGAGGAACCGGAGCCCCCCGATtgctctgctgtggctgagctgtacctgctgagcactgctgaCTGCCTGGAGCCATCCCACAGACTGTGCTTCAATGACTGTGTGCCCTCAGAGACCGCTCGGGCCCTAGAGAAGACCTTTGTGCTCATGGCTGCGCTGCCAGTGTCTGGGTGTAATGTCAGGTGGCTGCTGCAAAGGCTGCCACCGCACCTGCGGCCGCGGGCACTCTCAGAGGTgacagagaagcagctggaggagggtgGTCCACAGCCATGTCATTACGGCTCTCAGTGCGCTGCGCAGAGGCGTCTCCAGACCCTGCTGGTATCCCCGTGGTTTAGGCTGGGGCTGgagtccctgctgcagtggcagaCCCCCAAGGCTACGATGGGAATGGAGGGGGATGGTGGCTTTGCAGTG